In Zygosaccharomyces rouxii strain CBS732 chromosome F complete sequence, a single window of DNA contains:
- the SPO14 gene encoding phospholipase D (similar to uniprot|P36126 Saccharomyces cerevisiae YKR031C SPO14 Phospholipase D catalyzes the hydrolysis of phosphatidylcholine producing choline and phosphatidic acid involved in Sec14p-independent secretion required for meiosis and spore formation differently regulated in secretion and meiosis) — MTKPGSRTGTVIPGISDAEALGNPQHYSSADGDVDGPEWADAPSGAGDDAEAEYKNLTSVEIPHSMQHGANQYSEEQEPINRVASNSTKDTGKSTGRKRFSKLSENSQDPQFDQWRKEFKHALKRVSSLSKKPAQRFKKHSAADQRFIPEAPPENNFDMEDRDLYTQRLASDLLDSLLAGCPGALFASTQFLRDEHGQRRAPLVLAMLGVKVEPLNISSTSDLNDVRARMGSTWGEGADPLALRQGRVKSNSRSSSSSSDNEERPWAEYSKRFFKIHLEYGIGKNRLKWSIIRSYKELSNLHARLKLVSFQQNTVKKLYTDHNRYHKIHIPHFPHIDDLSEKLHNIRRAKQSGKGHGPEVRRNYGMEQEHGNSAASSGVANDISRTNTIRSSMDFSMDQIKVKHLQDLIDEKEDESKPMYLRIERYLRLLNIALCLRPQSNRLFQFYELSPVGNLLSYEDGPQGKQGYLIIRSTARTQGWRVSHFRFNDFKEMIERHTTKWFLVRHSYIMYVSDLYSTTPLDVFLIDHKFQMRTTGSNRNVLEDNGVEDEWNQGSPKKISTNLLITLENSERKLQMICKSEASLRQWTSSIKLMTKLTPWSKKHRFDSFAPVRKNVFMKYLIDGRDYFWALSEALSMAEDVIYIHDWWLSPELYMRRPVNGNQQYRIDRILKERAESGVKIFIIVYRNVGNTVGTDSLWTKHSMLALHPNIHLIRSPNQWLQNTYFWAHHEKMTVIDNTVAFMGGIDLCYGRYDTPEHVLRDDHDRIPDQIFPGKDYSNARICDFYDLDKPFESMYDRSLVARMPWHDVHTMTIGEAARDMARHFVQRWNYLLRQKRPSRPTPLLTPVSDFTEEQLKGSPFFQMLKPRATCEVQVIRSAGYWSLGLKETEHSIQNAYLKLIETSEHYIYIENQFFVTTSQWDGVVIENKVGDAIVDRVIRANSEGKAWKAFILIPVMPGFDSPIDQPEASSLRVIMQCQYQSISRGETSIFARLRKLNIDPLQYVQFYSLRKWSTLGPHDKLVTEELYVHGKVLIVDDRACIVGSANINERSQLGNRDSEVAAIIRDTDLVKTKMEDKEYYAGRFPWELRQRLMREHLGCDVDSVEVVERKFGRLKDLAKKNYNSLHILSPGASNDEKQTSAMIELAYREVFEIDCSRAWEHMYNGYPGIFESEGKGILTPDEKKSNDSKVDLLFNPPIETMGNKGEKTTFPKNDPGMPPTDDEINDCRNTNYHSFNYRAGEDNVGIRGKKPISSDPRITNDPNHMDDVNGLGPDEWRKVTKKFKESVTDQLRVWAVDALSTKIIDGAKRAHLSFLPDRTEIEEYLQAPDIPLENKWDMLKRICYLQHLSHRKQKREQEDLSRQRFGGQQQKRMQSEIVGQEELDESSIDELLAQLAPRFGDDQYSVSNLLNLNFIDPYSFEDPMSTAFSEDLWFSVAMRNSLLFRLVFHCQPDNAVQTWRDFKDYKHMASQFDENQDKLAADIVNNMNARSHDLPVEEDAQGSIHHGQTIAGLRDNIHGEDVGLQMTRRAISDTQRGNASKAIATKMRFASSLLYGYDQRVFDKQTARRMLDRIHGHLIIFPTEWLAREVESKNWFYSADRLPPIEIYD, encoded by the coding sequence ATGACAAAACCTGGGTCACGAACGGGAACTGTTATACCAGGTATATCCGACGCTGAGGCACTGGGTAATCCTCAACACTATAGTAGTGCCGATGGTGATGTAGATGGTCCTGAATGGGCAGATGCTCCATCAGGTGCTGGAGATGATGCTGAAGCAGAGTACAAAAACTTGACATCTGTGGAAATACCGCATTCGATGCAACATGGTGCCAATCAATATTCCGAAGAACAAGAACCAATTAATAGGGTAGCTTCCAATTCTACAAAAGATACTGGCAAGTCAACTGGTCGTAAAAGGTTTTCTAAGTTATCAGAAAATTCTCAAGACCCTcaatttgatcaatggAGAAAAGAGTTTAAACATGCTTTAAAAAGAGTCTCTTCCTTATCCAAGAAACCCGCTCAACGTTTCAAGAAGCATTCAGCTGCCGACCAAAGATTTATACCAGAGGCTCCTCCGGAGAATAATTTTGATATGGAGGACAGGGATCTGTATACACAAAGATTGGCATCAGATCTACTGGATTCACTCTTGGCAGGTTGTCCAGGTGCTCTATTTGCAAGTACTCAATTTCTGAGAGATGAGCATGGTCAAAGGAGAGCACCTTTAGTTTTAGCAATGCTGGGTGTCAAAGTAGAACCCTTAAACATTTCTAGCACGAGTGATCTTAACGATGTTCGTGCTCGAATGGGCTCAACTTGGGGGGAAGGCGCTGACCCATTAGCATTGAGACAGGGCCGTGTGAAGAGTAACTCTAGGAGCTCCAGTAGCTCGAGTGATAACGAGGAGAGACCGTGGGCAGAATATTCTAAAAGGTTTTTCAAGATTCACTTAGAGTATGGCATTGGCAAAAACAGACTTAAATGGAGTATTATAAGAAGTTACAAAGAGCTAAGCAATTTACATGCCCGCTTAAAACTCGTATCGTTCCAACAGAATACCGTTAAGAAACTTTATACTGACCACAACCGATACCACAAGATTCACATTCCACACTTTCCTCACATTGATGATTTAAGCGAAAAGCTGCATAATATTAGAAGAGCAAAGCAAAGTGGTAAAGGCCATGGCCCAGAAGTCCGTCGTAATTATGGGATGGAACAGGAACATGGAAATTCAGCTGCTTCTTCGGGTGTTGCGAACGATATTTCAAGGACCAACACCATCAGGTCTTCCATGGATTTCAGTATGGATCAAATCAAAGTCAAACATTTGCAAGATctaattgatgaaaaagagGATGAATCAAAACCGATGTATCtaagaattgaaagatatCTGCGCTTATTGAACATTGCTTTGTGTCTCAGGCCTCAATCTAACAGATTATTCCAATTTTACGAGTTGTCTCCCGTAGGGAATCTTTTGAGTTATGAAGACGGCCCTCAAGGAAAGCAAGGTTATTTAATTATTAGATCTACCGCTAGAACTCAAGGCTGGCGAGTTTCTCATTTTAGATTCAACGATTTCAAAGAGATGATTGAAAGACATACCACTAAGTGGTTTTTGGTAAGACACTCGTACATTATGTATGTGTCAGATCTCTACTCCACCACACCATTAGATGTTTTCTTAATCGATCATAAGTTCCAAATGAGAACTACAGGAAGTAATCGAAACGTTTTGGAAGACAATGGTGTCGAAGACGAATGGAATCAAGGAAGCCCAAAAAAGATTTCCACTAACTTGCTAATTACTCTAGAAAACAGTGAACGTAAATTGCAAATGATCTGCAAATCAGAGGCCTCACTGAGACAATGGACCTCCTCGATCAAATTAATGACAAAATTAACCCCATGGTCAAAGAAACATCGTTTCGACAGTTTTGCTCCCGTAAGAAAAAATGTCTTTATGAAATATTTAATCGATGGTCGTGATTACTTCTGGGCATTAAGTGAAGCCCTATCCATGGCGGAAGACGTCATTTACATTCACGATTGGTGGTTATCTCCAGAATTGTACATGCGCAGGCCCGTCAATGGAAACCAACAGTACAGAATCGACAGAATCCTCAAAGAACGTGCTGAGAGTGGTgttaaaatcttcatcatcgtttACAGAAATGTGGGAAATACTGTGGGGACAGATAGTTTGTGGACTAAACATTCCATGCTGGCCCTACATCCAAACATTCATTTGATCAGATCTCCAAACCAATGGTTACAAAACACTTACTTCTGGGCTCACCATGAAAAGATGACGGTGATTGACAATACAGTTGCATTCATGGGTGGTATAGATTTATGCTACGGTCGTTATGATACCCCTGAACACGTTTTGCGTGATGACCATGATAGAATACCAGACCAAATTTTCCCAGGTAAGGACTATTCCAATGCACGTATTTGCGATTTCTACGATTTGGATAAACCTTTTGAATCCATGTACGACAGATCTCTTGTGGCCCGTATGCCCTGGCATGATGTTCATACGATGACGATTGGTGAGGCAGCTCGTGATATGGCAAGGCACTTTGTTCAAAGATGGAACTACTTGTTAAGACAAAAGCGTCCTAGTAGACCCACTCCTCTTTTGACTCCTGTCAGTGATTTCactgaagaacaattgaaaggttcaccatttttccaGATGTTGAAACCAAGAGCTACTTGCGAAGTTCAGGTAATTAGAAGTGCAGGCTATTGGTCGTTAGGTCTAAAGGAAACTGAACACTCTATTCAAAATgcatatttgaaattgattgaaaCCAGTGAACATTACATTTACATCGAAAACCAATTCTTCGTTACTACTTCACAATGGGATGGTGTTGTCATTGAAAACAAAGTAGGTGACGCTATTGTTGATCGTGTCATTAGAGCTAACAGTGAAGGTAAGGCATGGAAGGCATTCATTTTAATTCCCGTGATGCCAGGTTTTGATTCCCCTATCGATCAACCAGAAGCCTCAAGTTTGCGTGTCATCATGCAATGTCAATATCAATCCATTTCTCGTGGTGAGACTTCCATCTTCGCAAGATTAAGAAAATTAAACATTGACCCCTTGCAATATGTTCAATTCTATTCTTTGAGAAAATGGTCCACATTAGGACCTCATGACAAATTGGTCACCGAAGAACTTTACGTGCACGGGAAAGTTTTGATAGTCGATGATCGTGCATGTATTGTTGGTAGTGCAAATATCAACGAGAGATCACAATTAGGTAACAGAGACAGTGAAGTTGCCGCCATCATTAGAGATACTGATTTGGTCAAGACTAAGATGGAAGATAAAGAATACTATGCGGGCAGATTCCCCTGGGAATTAAGACAGAGGTTAATGAGGGAGCACTTGGGATGTGACGTGGATTCTGTAGAAGTTGTTGAGCGGAAATTCGGTAGATTAAAAGATCTGGCtaaaaagaattacaacTCGTTACACATCTTGAGTCCCGGAGCCAGTAACGATGAGAAGCAGACTTCAGCAATGATCGAACTTGCCTATCGTGAAGTATTTGAAATCGATTGCAGTAGAGCATGGGAACATATGTACAATGGTTATCCTGGAATTTTTGAGTCTGAAGGCAAAGGTATATTGACACCTGATGAAAAAAAGTCCAATGATAGCAAAGTGGATCTGTTATTCAACCCACCCATTGAGACTATGGGGAACAAGGGTGAAAAAACAACCTTCCCCAAGAATGACCCGGGCATGCCACCAACGGATGACGAAATCAATGATTGTAGGAATACCAACTACCATTCTTTCAACTATAGGGCTGGTGAAGACAATGTAGGTATTCGAGGCAAGAAACCGATCAGTTCGGATCCAAGAATTACTAATGACCCTAACCATATGGACGATGTGAATGGATTAGGACCAGATGAATGGCGTAAAGTAACCAAGAAGTTCAAAGAATCTGTCACTGACCAGCTAAGGGTTTGGGCTGTAGATGCTTTATCCACGAAGATTATCGATGGTGCAAAGAGAGCTCATCTAAGCTTTTTACCAGATAGAACTGAGattgaagaatatttaCAAGCTCCAGATATTCCTCTAGAAAACAAATGGGATATGCTAAAGAGAATCTGTTATCTACAACACCTATCCCACAGAAAACAAAAACGTGAACAAGAGGATTTGAGCCGTCAAAGATTTGGGGGTCAACAGCAAAAACGAATGCAATCTGAGATTGTGGGACAAGAAGAACTCGATGAGAGTTCCATTGATGAACTTCTTGCCCAACTTGCCCCTCGTTTTGGAGATGACCAGTACTCTGTGAGCAACCTGTTAAATCTCAATTTTATTGACCCATACTCGTTTGAAGATCCTATGTCAACTGCATTTTCCGAAGATTTGTGGTTCTCAGTAGCTATGAGAAATTCCCTATTGTTCCGCTTAGTCTTCCATTGTCAACCAGACAATGCAGTACAAACTTGGAGAGATTTCAAGGATTACAAACATATGGCTTCACAATTCGACGAAAATCAAGATAAGCTAGCAGCTGATATAGTAAACAACATGAATGCTCGAAGCCATGACCTGCCAGTGGAAGAAGACGCTCAGGGTTCAATACATCATGGTCAAACTATTGCAGGCCTACGCGACAACATACatggtgaagatgttgGCCTT
- a CDS encoding mitochondrial pyruvate carrier family protein (similar to uniprot|P53311 Saccharomyces cerevisiae YGR243W FMP43), whose translation MSSATFNNVFRRIWNSPTGPKTVHFWAPTLKWGLVFAGASDMKRPVERVSGAQNLSLLSTAVIWTRWSFVIKPKNMLLASVNFFLGITAGWQIGRIVKYRLSCGDSPGQVLNYVVNGEEKVVKESDLKAVAAA comes from the coding sequence ATGTCAAGCGCCACATTTAATAACGTGTTTAGGAGGATTTGGAATTCACCTACAGGACCAAAAACCGTTCACTTTTGGGCACCAACTTTAAAATGGGGATTAGTGTTTGCAGGAGCCAGTGATATGAAGAGGCCGGTCGAAAGAGTGTCAGGAGCTCAGAATCtttcattattatccaCAGCTGTCATTTGGACTCGTTGGTCGTTTGTAATTAAACCCAAGAATATGCTTTTAGCGAGTGtaaatttcttccttggtATAACAGCAGGATGGCAGATAGGCAGAATTGTGAAATACAGACTCTCGTGTGGTGATTCGCCGGGTCAAGTGCTAAATTACGTGGTAAATGGTGAGGAAAAAGTTGTTAAGGAAAGTGATTTGAAAGCTGTGGCAGCTGCATGA
- the YAP1802 gene encoding Yap1802p (weakly similar to uniprot|P53309 Saccharomyces cerevisiae YGR241C YAP1802 Yeast Assembly Polypeptide, member of AP180 protein family, binds Pan1p and clathrin; member of clathrin assembly polypeptide AP180 family and weakly similar to uniprot|P38856 Saccharomyces cerevisiae YHR161C YAP1801 Yeast Assembly Polypeptide member of AP180 protein family binds Pan1p and clathrin clathrin assembly protein) — MTTYFKLVKGATKIKMAPPKQKYVEPILLGTTDPHDFSEIAKALDERISDTAWTIVYKSLMLLHLMIREGEKNVALKYYGGHTSFFDLNEISKCAKWSSADIRALERYNHYLKVRCQEYAQIGVDFVRESHSSLKPGNGRDVGVALDNVDSLEIQIGALIRNRYSQMDLQNDMLLFAFKLLVQDLLALYNSLNEGIITLLESFFELSRPDAERTLDLYRTFVDLTEYVVKYLKAGKTVGLRIPVIKHITTKLIRSLEEHLVEDGNLHPAYTGANTAGATSVVGTGIGAASPNVNNSAANSNGDLSIAQKKLEQIREQKKLLEHQLKNQQVLVSPSIPQQSYNPFGSTTDSFSFEAASPQIPQATGNPFLQQAPTHSQTQPPQQSQFAYLQQQPTATLPASTTTPDLSSQQTGYYATHPQIASTFTGAGFGGYSSPQQQLGTNPFGFAQDVSPARANPFSHQQQQQQQQQEQLQQQHTAQLQQAQLQAQHTAQLQAQHTAQLQAQHTAQLQAQQAQQAQQAQQAQQAQQAQQLQAQQAQQAQQLQAQHTLQHTGSFNPFGGSPFGGHLPQVPEVPQMNQQQQASQLQHSMPTGSFAAAPSLPNAQQPQQGFVSQHATGYNPFQQQPQQQQQQPQQQQVLQQQYPQQQYPQQQYPQQQYPQQQAQQWPQMAPQQQQQFDIYNHTNLIDI; from the coding sequence ATGACTACTTATTTCAAACTGGTCAAAGGGGCCACTAAAATTAAGATGGCCCCGCCAAAGCAGAAGTACGTAGAACCGATTTTGCTTGGTACGACGGACCCTCATGATTTTTCTGAAATTGCTAAGGCTCTTGATGAAAGGATAAGTGATACCGCATGGACTATTGTTTACAAATCGTTAATGTTGTTACATCTAATGATCAGAGAAGGCGAAAAGAATGTGGCTCTTAAATACTACGGTGGACACACTTCATTTTTCGActtgaatgaaatttccaaatgtGCCAAGTGGTCGAGTGCGGACATTAGAGCATTAGAACGTTATAATCACTATTTGAAAGTGCGTTGTCAAGAATACGCCCAGATTGGCGTTGATTTTGTCAGGGAGTCTCATTCATCTCTAAAACCTGGTAATGGTAGGGATGTAGGAGTGGCACTAGATAATGTAGATTCATTAGAGATACAAATTGGAGCATTAATTAGGAACCGTTATTCGCAGATGGACTTGCAAAATGATATGCTTTTATTTGCGTTCAAACTGTTAGTTCAGGATTTGTTGGCATTGTACAACTCGTTAAACGAAGGTATCATTACGTTATTGGAGTCATTTTTCGAATTATCACGCCCAGATGCCGAAAGAACGCTAGATTTGTACCGTACTTTTGTCGATTTAACGGAGTATGTGGTTAAATATCTAAAGGCGGGCAAAACTGTCGGTTTGAGGATCCCAGTTATCAAGCATATTACCACGAAATTGATAAGGTCTCTGGAGGAACATTTAGTGGAAGATGGCAACCTACATCCTGCATATACCGGTGCCAACACCGCAGGCGCAACCTCAGTTGTAGGTACGGGTATTGGTGCAGCTTCTCCAAATGTTAATAACAGCGCAGCTAATTCAAATGGTGATTTAAGCATCGCCCAAAAGAAACTGGAGCAAATTAGAGAGCAGAAAAAATTGCTAGAGCATCAACTTAAGAACCAGCAAGTGCTCGTGTCTCCATCGATACCTCAACAATCCTATAATCCATTTGGTTCTACAACGGACTCATTTTCTTTCGAGGCGGCATCTCCTCAAATACCACAGGCGACTGGAAATCCATTTTTACAACAGGCGCCAACCCACTCACAAACCCAGCCGCCTCAGCAAAGCCAATTTGCCTAtttgcaacaacaaccaaCAGCGACGTTGCCAGCTTCCACTACGACACCAGATCTTTCCTCACAACAAACTGGATACTATGCGACTCACCCTCAAATAGCATCTACTTTCACTGGTGCAGGCTTCGGAGGCTACTCAAGTCCTCAACAACAACTGGGCACAAATCCATTTGGCTTTGCTCAGGATGTATCTCCTGCTAGAGCTAATCCATTTTCTCAccagcaacagcaacagcagcagcaacaagaacagttacaacaacagcatACTGCACAATTGCAACAAGCTCAGTTACAAGCGCAGCACACGGCTCAGTTACAAGCGCAGCACACGGCTCAATTACAAGCGCAGCATACGGCACAATTACAGGCCCAACAAGCCCAACAAGCACAACAAGCGCAGCAAGCACAACAAGCGCAGCAAGCACAACAATTACAGGCGCAGCAAGCACAACAAGCACAGCAGCTACAAGCTCAACATACACTACAGCATACGGGTTCATTCAATCCATTTGGGGGTTCTCCGTTCGGAGGCCATTTACCACAAGTGCCTGAAGTGCCTCAGATGaaccaacaacagcagGCATCTCAGCTGCAACATTCTATGCCTACTGGTTCTTTTGCTGCAGCTCCGTCTTTACCTAATGCGcagcaaccacaacagGGTTTTGTTAGCCAGCATGCGACCGGTTACAATCCTTTCCAGCAGCAAccacagcagcagcagcagcagccacaacagcagcagGTACTTCAACAGCAGTATCCTCAACAGCAGTATCCTCAACAGCAGTATCCACAGCAGCAGTATCCGCAGCAGCAGGCGCAACAATGGCCTCAGATGGCTcctcaacaacaacaacagttcGACATTTATAACCACACTAATTTAATTGATATATAA